The following coding sequences lie in one Candidatus Cloacimonadota bacterium genomic window:
- a CDS encoding YopX family protein, with protein sequence KDGCLMGFAGYDQRTEKPILLDIELCTGFIDRKGNEIWEHDTVRHAGITIYSVVWDDEKGCWSLEDDNSCTPLAPLVNDLELC encoded by the coding sequence TAAAGGACGGCTGTTTGATGGGCTTTGCCGGATACGACCAGAGAACGGAAAAGCCAATACTGCTGGACATTGAACTGTGCACCGGTTTTATTGACCGCAAAGGTAACGAAATTTGGGAGCATGACACAGTGCGCCACGCCGGGATCACTATTTACTCTGTCGTTTGGGACGACGAAAAAGGGTGTTGGTCTCTTGAGGACGACAATTCTTGTACGCCATTAGCTCCTCTGGTAAACGACTTGGAACTTTGTTGA